The Anabaena sp. WA102 genome contains a region encoding:
- a CDS encoding DUF2141 domain-containing protein: MLKIFQVSNFLLATLLTVNFTDIAYAESTGSLTVVVNGITNKTGEICMRVYNSEKGFPDNAKSEVKSGCTKITGSSIKRVFSGLKPGTYAVAVVDDQNGDRKLNKDFFGIPQEGFGISKNPTVSISTGSPTFNNSSFKVDKNTTINIFLKYSLDP, encoded by the coding sequence CTACTTTACTAACTGTTAACTTCACAGACATAGCCTATGCTGAATCAACAGGATCTTTAACTGTGGTTGTTAATGGTATTACTAACAAAACTGGGGAAATTTGTATGAGAGTTTATAACTCTGAAAAAGGATTTCCCGATAATGCTAAAAGTGAAGTTAAAAGTGGTTGTACTAAAATTACAGGTAGTTCTATAAAGCGGGTATTCTCTGGATTAAAACCGGGAACTTATGCTGTAGCTGTAGTTGATGATCAAAATGGCGATCGCAAACTCAATAAAGATTTTTTCGGAATCCCTCAAGAGGGCTTTGGCATTTCTAAAAATCCTACTGTTTCTATCAGCACTGGCTCACCTACGTTCAATAATTCCAGCTTCAAAGTTGACAAGAATACTACCATTAACATCTTTCTTAAGTATTCTCTTGATCCCTAA
- a CDS encoding glycosyltransferase: MPDFMIFLSKSLFGWLVIQTCLTLVFLWYLRSHKPKSLPDEQLPKTAVILCLRGADPFLPNCLRSLLQQNYPEYDLKLIIDSKEDPALKIATETINQLGATNVEISILRAVRHNCSLKCSSLVQAVSDLDNAYPIIAFIDADTVAHPNWLRELVTPLIDDQVGLTTGNRWYLPTGNYWGSLVRYSGNVSTVVQMFLFQIPWGGTLAIKTEVLNRINLLDKWGEVLTDDMLLHKLIKQEKLQIKFIPSLLMLNREESSLRNLLESLKRLIIGSKLYHPRWLAIISEAYSSIIVPNAVIIVIFQLLIEAQWDAAALLFSAYISYTMGLVLLMLLMEFGIHKVLHNQGEKIPKLSPLIILKMLIVIPLTQWVYGLTILSSLWVSTITWRGLTYRIKGRENIRLIEYRPYQWLDQPIDPKASL; this comes from the coding sequence ATGCCAGATTTTATGATATTTCTATCTAAGTCTTTGTTCGGCTGGCTGGTAATTCAAACTTGTTTAACGTTAGTATTTTTATGGTATTTACGTTCACACAAACCCAAGTCATTACCAGATGAACAATTACCAAAAACGGCAGTAATCCTCTGTTTACGGGGTGCTGATCCTTTTTTACCTAATTGTTTGCGATCGCTCTTACAACAAAACTACCCAGAATACGATTTAAAGCTGATCATTGATAGTAAAGAAGATCCAGCTTTGAAAATTGCCACCGAAACAATCAATCAACTAGGTGCAACCAACGTTGAAATTAGCATATTAAGAGCAGTTCGTCATAATTGTAGCCTTAAATGCAGTTCCTTAGTTCAAGCTGTTTCTGATTTGGATAATGCCTATCCAATTATAGCTTTTATAGATGCTGATACTGTAGCTCATCCTAATTGGTTACGAGAATTAGTTACCCCCCTTATTGATGATCAAGTTGGACTCACCACAGGAAATCGTTGGTATCTTCCCACAGGTAATTATTGGGGTTCATTAGTTCGCTACTCTGGTAACGTTTCCACCGTAGTGCAAATGTTTCTCTTTCAAATTCCCTGGGGTGGAACATTAGCAATCAAAACAGAAGTATTAAACCGCATCAACCTTTTAGATAAGTGGGGAGAAGTATTAACAGATGATATGCTTCTCCATAAACTTATCAAGCAAGAAAAGTTACAAATCAAATTTATTCCTTCTTTATTGATGCTAAATCGGGAGGAAAGTAGTCTACGTAACTTACTAGAATCATTAAAAAGGTTAATAATTGGTTCTAAACTTTATCATCCCCGGTGGTTAGCCATAATCAGTGAAGCATATTCTAGTATCATCGTCCCCAATGCAGTCATCATTGTTATTTTTCAGCTATTGATTGAGGCTCAATGGGACGCAGCCGCCTTGCTATTTTCCGCCTATATTTCCTATACCATGGGCTTAGTCCTGCTAATGCTATTGATGGAATTTGGCATACATAAAGTGCTGCACAATCAAGGTGAAAAAATACCCAAATTGTCGCCTTTAATCATCCTAAAAATGTTGATAGTTATTCCCCTAACACAATGGGTTTACGGGTTAACAATATTATCTTCTTTGTGGGTATCAACAATTACTTGGCGTGGACTTACTTATCGCATTAAAGGGCGTGAAAATATTCGGTTAATTGAATATCGTCCTTACCAATGGCTAGATCAACCAATTGATCCCAAAGCATCTCTTTAA